The Chryseobacterium shigense genomic sequence TTATGAAGAAAATAAGAATGTAAAAAATACAGAGCAAAAATTAACAGACAACCTGCCGAAATCATATAAATTATGGTTTCCCCTAATAGTAATTTATCCTGAAGAAAAATTCCGAGGATAAAGCAGACAGACAAAATAAGAAGCGGCTGTTTGTTCAAATTATCAATTATTTACAGCCAAAAAGTAATTAATTTGCCTGATTATTCAGTAACACAGATTTTGCAGAATTTGGATATTATTTCCTATTTCAAGAATAATATAAGGCCTGATAATTTACTACGAAATAAGGTTTTATATAAAAAATAAAAGCTGCCTTTTGCAGACAGCTTTATATTTAAAAAATGCTATTATCAGCAGTTTTATTTTAATTCATTTATTTTTTTAATCGAATCTTACTTTCTGAAAAACAAATCTATTTATCAAAAGATATTTCCGGGATTATTTACCCGTTAAAAACTGATCTGTCAAACGCCTGGTTTCTTTGATGTAGAACCAGGAATCTTTTCCGTAATCTTCATATTTGAAATTGCCCGTCTTTTTAGGAATTGCCGGTTCAATCTGTGTTCCTTCATGCCATTCATTAAATGAAGTGATCCCGATATAGTCCGGATTTACTTTTGCTGCTGCATGAAACATTCTTTCATAATATTTTCCGTTTTCCCTGCTTTTGAAATTGGCTTCATTCCAGGGTCTTATTCTTGTATCTGAATATCCAGGCCCTACACAAGGAATAAAAATAAGTTTATGATCTTTTGCAAATTGAGAAAGGTAGCTCCAGTTGGACACTGTACTTCCAAAAACAAAACCTTCGCTGGCAAAGTAGGTATAAAAACCATCAAACCCGGATTTTTCAAAAAAAACTGCATGTTCCTTTTCAACCCACAATCCTATATAAAGTCCGTCCAATTCTGTATTCCGAACTGTTTTTTCACCATTTTCAGAAAGGAGTTTTGTCCATTCTCCGGGGGAAATTTTATAGCTGTCGTACACATAGTACAACGGCTTTCCATCTTTTTTATAAAAAGCATGATGGTGAGAATAAGTCTTCACCAGGTAGGTAAGCTGTTCTCTAAGCTCTGTTATATTTTTGTAAAACGGTTCTATATGAAAAGCTACCTTAAGGCCAGACTGATCAGCTATATCAAGATATTGAGCAATACTTTTATCAACAAATGAGTCTTTTCCCAGCCAGCTTAAAACAACCACACCAACACCGGATTCTTTGATCATTTCCATGTGTTTTTTAATGATTTCCGGATCATTGGAACTGTAATTTCCTAAAGCAGGGTAAAAATTAGCACCAATATCGTCTCCTCCCCTATGATGTCCCAGGTTGTTCCATTTCTGATTGCTCCAGTGAGGGAGAATATCATGGTTCCAGTGCTCATACTTTCCATCTACTTCCGGATTTGCATACCATCCGTAATAAAAAATCTGAACTTTCTCCCGCGATTTATTATTCTGGGCAGAACTTTTCACGGAAATGTTCATCAACAGAATGAATATCAGTAAGCTTTTAAAATTCATGGTTATAAAATTTAAATCAAACCTCAACTTGCCTTACACGCTTACAATAACTGCAGCGGCTTTTTCACTGGCCCCTTTTCCGCCCAGTTTTTCTCTTAAAAGACTGTAATCTGCCAAAACCTGGTTTCTTTTTTCGCCTTCTATCATTTTATTAAGTTCATCTACAAGGTTTTTGGTATTCAGATCGGTTTGGATCAGCTCTTTTACTACTTCCCTGTCCATAATCAGATTGACCAGGGAAATATATTTTATGTTTTTCACAAGTCTTTTTGCAATGGCGTAAGAAATTTTACTTCCACGATAGCATACCACTTCCGGAACATTCAGCAGAGCTGTTTCCAATGTTGCTGTTCCCGAAGTTACCAAAGCTGCTTTTGAACATCTCAGCAGATCGTATGTTCTGTTGGATACAAAATGAACATTGTCATCCACATATTTTTGATAAAACTCTTTCGGGAGGCTTGGCGCACCGGCAATAACAAACTGGTAATTTTTAAAATGCGGTCTTACGGAAAGCATAATCTCAAGCATTTTCTCCACTTCCTGTTTTCTGGAACCGGGAAGAAGTGCGATAATTTCCTTTTCATTAAGGCCGTTTTCTTTTTTAAATTCTTCAATGCTGAGATCATTCAGTCCCGCAATAGCATCAAGAAGCGGATGCCCCACAAAATGAGAGTGAACCCCATGTTTTTTATAGAAATCTTCTTCGAAAGGAAGAATGACCATCATTTCATCCACATATTTTTTAACAATCTCTACCCTGCCTTCTTTCCAGGCCCAAAGCTGCGGAGAAATATAGTAAACTACTTTTATCCCAAGTTCTTTTGCAAATCTTGCGATTCTTAAATTAAATCCGGGATAATCGATCAGGATAAGGATATCAGGTTTATGGTTTTTGATATCTTCTTTGCAGAATT encodes the following:
- a CDS encoding glycoside hydrolase family 99 protein, producing the protein MNFKSLLIFILLMNISVKSSAQNNKSREKVQIFYYGWYANPEVDGKYEHWNHDILPHWSNQKWNNLGHHRGGDDIGANFYPALGNYSSNDPEIIKKHMEMIKESGVGVVVLSWLGKDSFVDKSIAQYLDIADQSGLKVAFHIEPFYKNITELREQLTYLVKTYSHHHAFYKKDGKPLYYVYDSYKISPGEWTKLLSENGEKTVRNTELDGLYIGLWVEKEHAVFFEKSGFDGFYTYFASEGFVFGSTVSNWSYLSQFAKDHKLIFIPCVGPGYSDTRIRPWNEANFKSRENGKYYERMFHAAAKVNPDYIGITSFNEWHEGTQIEPAIPKKTGNFKYEDYGKDSWFYIKETRRLTDQFLTGK
- the lpxB gene encoding lipid-A-disaccharide synthase, with protein sequence MKYYIIAGEASGDLHGSNLMKALKQKDPQAEIRFWGGDLMKAQGGILVKHYRDLAFMGFLEVAMNLRTILNNIKFCKEDIKNHKPDILILIDYPGFNLRIARFAKELGIKVVYYISPQLWAWKEGRVEIVKKYVDEMMVILPFEEDFYKKHGVHSHFVGHPLLDAIAGLNDLSIEEFKKENGLNEKEIIALLPGSRKQEVEKMLEIMLSVRPHFKNYQFVIAGAPSLPKEFYQKYVDDNVHFVSNRTYDLLRCSKAALVTSGTATLETALLNVPEVVCYRGSKISYAIAKRLVKNIKYISLVNLIMDREVVKELIQTDLNTKNLVDELNKMIEGEKRNQVLADYSLLREKLGGKGASEKAAAVIVSV